Within the Xiphophorus couchianus chromosome 17, X_couchianus-1.0, whole genome shotgun sequence genome, the region GGAAGGTATCGACCTATCTCGCCTTTAGATTACAATAtgtttaacttcctgtttgagtagggatgcttttgttttgaaatgacaaCTTCCTGTTCAACGGTTAGCGTAAATTCAACTTAACGGCAAACGACATACAGAAGTTGTAACGGAGCTtataaaaaggtattttattagCTGCCCCCTTTATAGCGGCTCAAGGTATGTTTATTGACGTAAATAAGTGTATGTCTGAAATATTGTGTGATTTAAACTGTGCTTTTGTCGTTATATTCCAAAATTATGAGTTATTTTAGATTAAACGATATAAGCCGGtacagttattttaaaaaaattttttttagctaagcTGGTTTATTGCCGTTAAACCTAATTATTCATCAGGTTTAACTCTCATGGGTTCAAACGGAAATGAGACGGTGGGGGAGTTGAAAAtaggatgaaaataaaataagataaacttCCAGTTGAGCCGAGAGCAGAACAGGGTGAGCGCGACGGAAGAAACCAGCAACGGACAAAAGCAACTGCTCAAACACTGCGGCGGTTGACGCTGGTAACTGACAGGGGCGCGTGCAGGACAGCCATTGTCGGAGGGCGCGCTCAAAACTCTCACTGCACCTGATCCACACGAACAACAGCCACATTCCCAACACGAACCTAACCTACACATGAACGCGATGCGCATGGCGCAGAAACCACCGATCTGATCCACACACACCTATATGCCCGCgtaactttttgtctttttattaacaaattatAACGACAGGAAAGCAACGCCTACCTTTGTGACGAGGAGAGACGCAGATTCCCAGGCTCATGTGGTTTAGTTGAGATTTCCCGGGGAGGATGTGAAGCGACTGCATTTACACTCTGTGACAAACGTTTCGTCTGGATTTAACGGTGTAACTCTCCCAGTGTAGCGTGACCCTGAGGACGAGCGAAGCGGCAGACGATGTCACGGTCTGTCAATGGAGAGTCGATGGTGTCCCGTCAGCGGCTCAGTTCCAGAAactaccaaaaaataaataaaataataataataaaaaaaaatagctcatCAAAGCGTACACATGCAGGATATATAAAAAACTCTGTTGGGGTCAGTGCGACTCCTCTTAGAAGTACGTCAAGGTTAAAAGTCCGGTAATTCAATTTTAGCTAGCTTCACGGCATTGTCACGTTTAGCTCACAGAAAGAGCGAGCACCAAGccgccaaataaacaaaacagaacaataacATTAAAGTTTAAGACGCTCACACAtgtggtgaaaataaaaagtacaatacctaccgttttttttattttttttatttactctgagGAAAATCTCAAGGTACGCACAGTGCGTACTGCCGTAAAGCTGCACGCGCCCCTCATTACCGACATAGAAACTAGGTTAGCTTAATCAGACGAATACGAATCAGCTGGGAGAGAATGCAGGGCAGAAAAAGTGGGGGAAATGattaataaacacagaaaacaaaagtatcAACAAAGTAAAAGGCCCACCACTAACATACGGGAATATATCAAAATATACAAAGAGAACGTACGTGGTAAGACCCAAACAACAGTAATGAACAACAAACACCCAGTGGGTCATGACATTAAGGCATAGCAATATTAGCATACgtaaatttcataattttattaaagtaatgaaatatattttccttgttaaattaaatttagatagaaaaaaattaccttAATCAAACTTCAATGACAAGTGCTTAACCTGTTGCActgcacacatgcacaaaacCATTCgggtaataaaataataacgcatcagattttattcataatgTCCTTTGTTTGTTGAGACCTCGAAGGGCTACAAAGATTGAGAAATTAAACAAGCAGTTAGAGtggacaaaaatacataaatgaataaaagaggTTAAGAAGGATAAATAGGATAGGAATAAGGTCTGATTCCTGAGGACCACCACATGTGACTGTCGATTTGATGTCGAGTGACCCATGGAGATGAATTCTGTTTGGTTGTGCGGTAAGATTGAAGCCAACAGAGGGCAGTATCAGTGCTGAAGTGAAGCCTGTTGAGTAAGATGCCATGGTCCACTGTGTCAAACACAGCAGGTAAGTCCAGGAGAGTGAGGGTGGAGGGAGAAACCACACTGAGATTTTTCATGCAGGTTATTGAGTTTTTAGATGATATTGTTGGTGGATTTCAACTGCTTTCTCTAGAACTTTAGATACAAAAAGCACATTTGGAGATGGGCCTGCCCTGTAGTTGAAAAGGACTTGTTGATCAAGAGTGGGTTTTTGAGGAATGCTCTGATAATGACTTTCTTTAATTTGGAGGGGACATGACCAAATTGGAAAGACTGGTTTCTAACAGAGATGATTAGGGAGTTAAGGCAGTGATATTGGTTTTTACCAGGTAGGTTGGGAATGGGTTTATGCAAGGCATTCAAATGTTCAGATAATGGGAGCAAAGATTGTACTATAGATTGTAGTGATAGATGACTGACTGACTGCCCCCacttttcacactttgtttcactttattgTTTCAGATATTTCAGCTATTAAGAGGATATAGAAAAAGAGGAACCtctatttctgtttccatttttgCAAATTCCCAAGTGGAAAATTTGGTCTTTTGGCAATCCCTTTAACATTCTACCACGtagctactttttaaaaagctgttagATGAGTTTGACGTTCTAGAAACATGTAGAAATTGCCCAGTAAGATTTCAAATAAACTACTCTACATTCTGTTTTTGAAGAGCGAATCATTTCCTGTGTTCGTGAAACTCCTTGCAGTTTACAGACAGCGCTTTGCAGAGAACTGAAGATGTTGCTGTGGGTCGTTCTTGTTCTGGATTTGGGGGTTTCCGCCGTGATGCTGCCGGCAATCACTGATGAGAACTTCATCGCCGAGTGTGTGGAGGAGCACAACAAAGCCCGCTCAGCTGTCAGCCCACCTGCAAACGACATGCTGTACATGGTGGGTCCTGCACATCACACTGTGTTTCACTGCCAAGAAAGGAGAACAGACTGGTGGCTTTACAGGATGTCGTTGATTAAACTGAAATTTGGTTGTaatcaaatggaaaaaagtggaaaaacattGTAGTTTGTGAAGACCACACAAGTGGGTGAAAAGTATTCTTATCAACACAGAGTCAGCTGTAAGTGAATTCACATTGCCTAAATCAATGAAACCACCAGTTTGGTTTCTAAGCATCACCTAGAATTAGTTCTGTTCACCATCATTTTTATAACTTCCTGTGTGACGCTTAAAAGTaactgaagtaaaataaaaaaatgtgttgtttcattttgtttgatgtCATAAAGTCGTGGGATGAGGCGTTGGCTATTTCTGCCAGAGCGTGGGCAAAACATTGCAATGATCGACACAACGTCCACCTCAGGGAGGTTGGCAACATGCACCCCACTTTTACCTCTGTGGGAGAGAACATCTGGACGGGCCCGCTGGATGAGTTCAGCGTAAAGAATGCCATTCAAAAGTGGGTGGATGAAGCCAAGCTATACAGCTACAAGGAAGACAGATGCACAGCTGTTTGTGACCACTACAGACAGGTATGTGCACAGAGTGCTCTGTATGAAAATCACATACCCTTATTTACTTAGTGTCGGACATTAACACTGAACTTTTCCTGTTTAAGATCAGTTGGGATTAtagaaataatttctatttgctaaacaGAACAGTGAGAATTGTACACacataaagtttacatttattagGATTAATATGCCTTTTTTATGAAACGATTTATGATGTCATGACTTGTAAGTCTCCTGACCTTTGCTAAGTCTGAAGGGCAAAGGTT harbors:
- the glipr1a gene encoding GLIPR1-like protein 1 isoform X3; the protein is MLLWVVLVLDLGVSAVMLPAITDENFIAECVEEHNKARSAVSPPANDMLYMSWDEALAISARAWAKHCNDRHNVHLREVGNMHPTFTSVGENIWTGPLDEFSVKNAIQKWVDEAKLYSYKEDRCTAVCDHYRQVVWAQSYKVGCAVVHCPHSIKNFDRPGAIFVCNYAPGGDIDGIQPYATTGDPCSGCKGECNNKMCSNLQRDSRKNYNWAPRWDTASPRSSAAPCNSFLDILIVRPITFILMCNAAYAVHYFWPYLLCYE